The region GGGCTTCACTCTGGTAAGATGCTGACTCTAGTTTAACCTGCTCTTTCACTTGGCGAAAGTCTTGATGATAGTCAATACAGAGGTAGTTATGGACCTATCGGTCGCACTTTATATCGTTCCCACTCCTATAGGCAATTTAGGAGACATCAGCAGCCGTGCAATTGATGTGCTAAATAACGTTAAACTCATTGCCTGTGAAGACACGCGTCATAGTGGAAAATTACTGAGTCATTTTGGGATTGAGACCCGTAAAACGGCATTGCATGATCATAATGAACGCGACAGAGCACAGTGGATTATTCAAAAGCTGAGTAATGGCGAAGCTGTAGCACTCATTTCAGATGCAGGAACACCACTGATTTCAGACCCTGGCTATCACTTGGTCAAACAAGTGCGTGAAGCGGGTTACAATGTTATTCCATTACCGGGACCTTGTGCAGCTATTACCGCATTAAGTGCATCAGGTTTACCGTCTGATCGTTTTTCTTTTGAAGGATTTTTACCATCAAAAGAGAAGGGTCGTATCGATAAACTATCAGCACTTAAAGAAGACCCAAGAACATTAATCTTTTATGAGTCGCCGCATCGAATCGTACACAGCTTAGAGTCAGTTGTTACCGCT is a window of Shewanella donghaensis DNA encoding:
- the rsmI gene encoding 16S rRNA (cytidine(1402)-2'-O)-methyltransferase, with protein sequence MDLSVALYIVPTPIGNLGDISSRAIDVLNNVKLIACEDTRHSGKLLSHFGIETRKTALHDHNERDRAQWIIQKLSNGEAVALISDAGTPLISDPGYHLVKQVREAGYNVIPLPGPCAAITALSASGLPSDRFSFEGFLPSKEKGRIDKLSALKEDPRTLIFYESPHRIVHSLESVVTALGEDREIVMAREVTKTFETFLSGSVASVLQRVKDDLNQQKGEIVIMIHGHRIDSESEIPTVVINTLKLLCQELPLKKASALAGEIHGLKKNALYKYGLEIGL